GCGTAAAATCTGTCGGCCCAACAGTCCGTGCGAAGCTTTCAACACTGGCGGGATCGCTTTGCAATTTCGCCAAGGCCGTGCCCATCGTTTGGTAATCGGCGGGTAGCTGTTTAAGTAAATAGCTGACCAAACTCGCATTACCCTCTTTTAGGGCCAACTTCATGCGCGCTAATGTCGCCAATGGCGTTTGATGTCCGGCTTGTTGCCAGACACTGAATAATTTGTCGCAACTGCTCGGTAGCGCCTGACCATTAAGCCAAATTTCACTCGCGCCATCCCAAGCAACTTGCTGCTCACCCGTCGCCCATTTGGCATAGTAATAGTTACAGCGCGCCGCAACCGGTTTCGGCGCTGTCGGGCTGAAGGCCAATAGCCCGCGCCAATCTTCACGACGCGCCAGCTCATTGACAAAGCGGGATGAGAGCGAGCTTGCGGGCGGCAATGTTGGATTCCGGCTGAGGAAATCATTCACTTGCGCCGCGCTCACTTGGCTCAGATCTTGAGTTAACTGGCGGTATTCCAGATACGGATACAGTGGATAGTCACGTAACGTGGGCATCAGTTGCGCCACGGTATCCATCTGATTGCTGTCCCAAGCCAATTTAACTTGCTGATAGCGTTGCCGTTGGGCATCAAGGGAGTCAGCGAATGCCACACCTGAGGTTGTCACCAGACACACGCCAATCGCCAGATATCGCCACTTTTCCATACTTACTGTTTCCTCACTGGTTGTTGGCTACTGCATTTTACTTACCGCAACTTCTGATTAGCATAGTCATTATAAGTTCCGGCGATGGGATATCTTAACTAAGAGTTTCACTTGATAGCCAGTGATTACACATACTAATGGATATGTAGGATTAATCTTCATAGGTAATGACTTAATGAGGTAGAACATTCTCTGCTGGATAGACGATACACAGAGTTTTAGGAAGGAAATTTCCGAAAATAACAATAGCCGAATCGCCTAGTATTCAATAAGTTAAATTTAGCTTATTGCCAAATATTTCTTTATTATTATCTCAGATCAAAGCACTATTATGATAAAAATCTACTATCCTTGCTTAATATCACTATGCTGTTGTAAATCTTTCATTTATACCCGAAGCCATTGGCGTTATTAACGTTTGGCATGGTCGAAGGTGAAGGGTAATATCATTTAGTAAATATATGCAAACGTAGAGATTATAGATTTACTCATTTTTAAGAAGGTTCTTTCAATGCAAAACTCATCTGACCATAAATCGGCCTCACCGCCCCCAGAAGGCAAGGCTTGGTATCAACTGACGACGGAAGAATCTTTGCAGCAGCTTAATAGCCGCGAAGAAGGGTTAAGCCAAAAAGAGGCGGAAGAGCGCCTTAAGCAGTACGGCCCTAATGCACTCCCCGCCAAAAAAAGTAAGCACCCCCTGCTGCAGTTCTTAGGCCATTTTAATGATGTCCTGATTTATATTTTGTTAGCAGCGGCATTGGTCAAAGGTTTGATGGGCCATTCCGTTGACACCATCATTATCCTTTGCGTCGCCGTCATTAATGCCTTAATTGGTTACGTTCAAGAAAACAAAGCCGAAAGATCGCTGAAAAGCATACAAAATATGCTATCCAGTAAAGCTGTGGTTATCCGTGATGGCAATGCACAAACCATTGACGCACAGAATCTCGTACCGGGTGATATCGTTACGCTGAAACCAGGGGATAAAATTCCTGCAGACCTTCGGCTACTTGAAGCCCACAATCTCCAGATTGAAGAAGCTATTTTGACCGGTGAATCCACCGTGGTTGAGAAGCAAATCGGGGTGATTGAGAACGAATCTGTTATTGGTGATCGCAAAAACCTGCTGTTCTCTGGCACCACCATCAGTGCGGGTACGGCGAAAGGCGTCGTCATCGCCAGTGGCGGTAATACCGAGCTGGGTCATATCAACCAGATGATGTCAGAGGTTGAAGCCGTTCGTACCCCCCTGTTGCAACAGATGGACCGCTTGGGCAAAGCTATTTTCATCCTGATTTTAGTGATGATGGCATTCCTGTTCGTCTTTGCCTTTATCCTGCGTGACCTGCCGGTTGATGAGTTATTGCTGGCGTTAATCAGCTTGGCCGTGGCCTCAGTACCGGAAGGTTTACCGGCGATTATTTCGATCATCCTGTCCCTTGGTGTGCAAGCGATGGCGCGCAACCGCGCGATTATTCGTAAGCTACCGACAGTAGAAACGTTAGGGGCGATGACCGTCGTCTGTTCCGATAAAACCGGCACACTGACGATGAACGAAATGACCGTCAAAGCCGTCATTCTGGCTGACAGCTGCTATAAGGTCACCGGTGAAAGTTACGAGCCAGTCGGGAATATCTATCCAGAGGGCAGCGATCAACAAGCTGTACTGGCCGGGCCGTTAAAAACCTTTATCACTGCGGCCAACTTGTGTAATGACAGTCAGATTCAAAAGAACGACCAAGGCCATTGGACGATTGTGGGTGGTCCAACCGAAGGCGCATTAAAAGTCTTGGCGGCTAAATCAGGGATTGAACTGGGTCAGGTAACGCAACACGGTAAAATTCCTTTCGATTCGGCTTATAAGTACATGGCCACCAGCCACCAAGTTGAGTCTGAAAGCTGTATCTTCCTGACTGGCGCACCAGACGTGCTGTTCACATTCTGCCAGCAAGAGCTGACGGAGCATGGCGTCGTGCCATTCCGCCGCGATTACTGGGACGCAGAGATGACGCGCTACAGCAAACAAGGTTTGCGTATGCTGGCTGCGGCCTACCGCCCAACCGAGCAGCCTCTTAGCGAATTGGACCACAGCGATATCCAGCAAGGCATGATCTTTGTCGGTATCGCCGGCATGATGGATCCACCGCGTCCTGAAGCCATTGATGCGATTGCAACCTGCCAACAGGCTGGTATTCGCGTGAAAATGATCACCGGTGACCATCAGGAAACCGCGATGGCGATTGGTGCGATGCTCGGCATAGGCAATGGGAAAGACTCCATTACCGGTGGTCAGCTAGAGCACATGGATGATAAGGAACTGGCAGAAGCCGCAGTTCGTTATGATATCTTCGCCCGTACCAGCCCTGAGCATAAGTTGCGCTTGGTTAAAGCCTTGCAAGAGAAAGGCGAAATCGTGGGGATGACAGGCGATGGCGTTAACGATGCACCGGCACTGAAACAAGCCGATGTGGGTATTGCCATGGGTATCAAGGGGACTGAAGTCACAAAAGAAGCTGCCGATATGGTGCTGTCTGATGACAACTTCGCCACTATTGCTCATGCCGTTGAAGAAGGGCGTCGTGTTTACGATAACCTGAAGAAAACGATTCTGTTTGTATTGCCAACCAACTTGGCGCAAGGGCTATTAATTATCTTTGCGATTTTGGTCGGTGCGGTGATCCCACTGACGCCACTGCAAATCCTCTGGATAAACATGGCAACCTCCACCACGCTCTCGTTTGGTTTGGCTTTCGAACCGTCAGAACGTGGCATTATGCGTCGTAATCCACGTGACCCGTCTAAACACGTGTTAGACGGCCATGCTATCTGGCGCATCGCATTTGTCGGTACCTTGATTGCTTGTAGTGCTTTTGCCTTGGAAGCCTATATGGAACCTCGCGGCTACAGCACCGAGTTTATCCGTACCGTAATAATGCAGACCTTGGTGACCGCACAGTGGATTTACATGTTTAACTGCCGCGTGATGGACCGCTTCCCGTTGAACAAAGAAATCTTCGTCAACAAAGGGTTGTGGTTAGTCTCTGGCGTTCTGATCCTGTTGCAGCTCGCGATTATTTATCTGCCATTTATGAATACCGCGTTCGGTACTGAGCCATTACCGGCTTATTACTGGGGCGTGACATTGCTGGTTTCTATCGCGATATTTATCATCGTAGAAATCGAAAAATGGATTATTGCGCGTTTTAAAGGCACATCAAACGCCGCTTAATTTTATCGACGACCATCAAGCCCGGCTAATTTAGTCGGGCTTTTTTTATGAATATAAAATAGCATTTAAGATTAATCGCAGATTGGCGATATTATGACTATGATTGCAATAATCAAAGTTTATAGTAGAGATAATGTAGGCTGAAATTTCCATCGACTGCAATTTACACGTGAACCTTGCCGCCCTACAGGAAGCGCAGAAATGAACACTGCAACTTGCGCATTTAGCGGCGTCAGTAATGATAAGCGCTATTGTCCGCTCAAACCGATCACGCTAGGGCGAGTCTGGCGGATCTGTGTCTCTATTTTCTTTCTTCTCTCGCTCCTATTTATCGCATGGCCGTTAATGGCGGCAAATAAGCTGGGTGAGGAACGCATACAAAATCGCAGTGATAACGCGGCCAAAATGGTGCTGGGTATCATCAGCTATACGCGTTGGCCAGTACCGCCGACAGTGATTCGTTTATGTGTAGTCCCTCAAACGGATTACGCAGAAATGTTATTTAATCCGGCTTTAATGCAAACCGCCCATCCGATTAAGACTGTGCATTATCCCCAGATAGATGCCTCGATTGCGGCCAATTGTGATGTGATTTATTTAGGACGCATTGAGGCACAAAAACGCCAAGAACTGGCCATTTTACTCACAGGGTACCCCGTGCTAACCATCAGTGAGGATTATGACGAATGCACCGTGGGCAGTGCATTTTGTTTACTGCTGGAAGATAAGCAAGCCTCTTTCAAAGTTAATATGGATGCATTAGCACGCGGTGGGGTCCGTGTTCACCCCAGTGTGTTGCAACTTGCCCGTAAAAAGGCTGACGCATTATGAGTTCAATCAAAAATAAGTCTGCTGGTCAGGCTAAACATCACAATGCCCCCACTAATCTCCCCACGTTGGGACGAGTTCTGGGACGAATACATCTGATTGTGGCGCTCGTCTCAGTGGTAACAGCGGGTATCTGCCTGACACTGGCAGCACTGTTAGCATTACGGGTTTATGTCGATCATAACCTGCACTTAGTGGCTCGCTCGATTAGCTATACCACTGAAGCTGCGGTGGTGTTTGGCGACAGCATGGCTGCTAACGAAGCCCTAGCGCTCATTGCTGCTAATGAAGAAGTGGACAATGTGAAAATTTTGGATGTAAATGGCCGAGAGCTAGCCAGTTGGACAAAGCCTGATACTAGTCCGATGCACTATTTGGAACAACAAGTTGCCCGCTGTACACTACCTGACCCCGTTGTTCTTCCCATTATTCATGACGGCAATGAAATCGGTACCGTCGTGATTGCCGGTCATGGCAGTAACCTGCTACGTTTTCTACTGCAAGGAATGGCGGGCCTACTTTTATGCTTAGTGCTCACGACAGCGGTCGCATTAGTGTTGTCACGGCGCATGCTATCTGGTGTTATCGGCTCACTAAACCAAATTACCAAAGTCGCTCATAATGTTAGCCGCCATCGCAGCTTTGGCCAACGAGTTCCTTCGGCCAAAACAGCAGAGCTCAATGCGCTAAGCGATGACTTCAATGAATTGCTAGGGGAGCTGGAAGTTTGGCAGGCTCACCTCACGCAAGAAAATGACTCACTGGCACATCGAGCGGCACACGATAGCCTTACCGGTTTGGCAAACCGCGCCTTTTTTGAAGGCCGCTTAAGTCGCACGCTGGGCGATTGTGAACCTGGTGAACATGCTGCGGTTTTATTCCTTGATGGTGATCGCTTCAAAGAAATCAATGATAACTATGGTCATGCGGCGGGAGATGTGGTGCTGACCACCATTGCTGACCGTATTCGTGCCTTATTACGGGAAAGCGATTTAGTCGCCCGCCTAGGTGGTGATGAGTTCGCCGTGTTGCTGGCCCCTATTCATAACATTAAAGACGTTTCGATCATTGCCAGCGATATTCATGAAAGTATGAGCCAACCCATTATGTTAGCGGATGGATGCGAAATTACGATGTCGCTGAGTATTGGGATCGCGATTTATCCTGACCATGCCCAAACACCTGAAGCGTTGTTACAACGGGCAGATGAGGCGATGTATCAAGCCAAGAAAAACTTCCAGTCCGGAGGGAGTATGATTGCTCAACCATCGGACGATCCTCTTACAGAAATTTAGGGTAGGTGACATGCAAAGATTGAAAAATCAGCCTTTGATTAGCCGTATCTGGTTTAGTTTTTTCGCTCTCAGTTTATTGGTTTTGGCAGGGTGCCAAGCTCCCCGTACCGGTTTGACGGCTGAGCAGATTGCCGCATTACAAGCTCAGGGGTTTAAGTTAACCGATAACGGCTGGGAGTTTGGCATGGCGAATAAAGTGCTATTCGATAGCGATATTAAGCAACTTAATCCGGCCGGTGTTCAGACAGTACAAAATATTGGTAAGGCGTTAGTGGCCGTGGACATTACTCATTTGCGGGTTGATGGTCATACCGATGCCATTGGTGAAGATAATTATAATCAACAATTGTCTTATCAGCGTGCCGCCGCTGTCGCCGATTCGCTGGCAGCCGTTGGTATTCCCAGAGCAAATATTGACGTGCGGGGTAGAGGGAAGCTTGAACCCGTCGCCGATAACCGTACCGCGAAAGGCCGAGCAGAGAATCGCCGTGTCGCCATGATAGTCACCGCACCTTAGTTTTTTGCCGCAGCAAACGAAATCATCCCGATGAGCTGACACTAGTCAGTGATTCGGGTTATCGAGTGCAGCTAACAACGCTGTGGCGGCAAACACGAAGGGTCCCCAAAGTCATTGCTGTCACAGCTAGGCAGCAAACGAAATCATCCCGATGAGCTGACACTAGTCAGTGATTCGGGTTATTGAGTGCAGCTAACAACGCTATGGCGGCAAACACGAAGGGTCCCCAAAGTCATTGCTGTCACAGCTAGGCAGCAAACGAAATCATCCCGATGAGCTGACACTAGTCAGTGATTCGGGTTATTGAGTGCAGCTAACAACGCTATGGCGGCAAGGACGAAGGGGAAGCTGGGAACTCCAACCAAAACGGGCTACACTCCGCACCAGACATCACTAATAAAAGAGAGGCAGACGCAACGTGGCTCAATACGTCTATTCCATGCATCGTGTCGGTAAGATTGTTCCACCGAAACGGCATATTTTGAAAAACATCTCCCTGAGTTTCTTCCCTGGGGCAAAAATTGGTGTACTGGGTCTGAATGGTTCCGGTAAATCAACCTTGTTGCGCATTATGGCGGGTATTGATACCGACATTGAAGGTGAAGCGCGCCCACAACCTGGTATCAAAATTGGTTACTTGCCGCAGGAGCCCAAGCTAAATCTTGAGCAAACGGTGCGGGAATCAGTTGAAGAGGCGGTTGGCGATGTTAAACGCGCACTGACCCGTTTGGATGAGGTTTATGCGCTGTATGCTGACCCTGATGCAGATTTCGATAAACTCGCGAAAGAGCAAGGTGAGCTAGAAGCCATTATCCAAGCCCAAGATGGCCATAATCTGGATAACCAGTTAGAACGTGCTGCGGATGCTCTGCGCCTGCCGCCGTGGGATGCCAAGATTGCGAATCTGTCCGGTGGTGAACGCCGCCGCGTGGCGATTTGCCGTCTGCTGCTGGAAAAACCAGACATGCTGTTGCTGGACGAACCAACCAACCACTTGGATGCGGAATCCGTGGCATGGCTGGAACGCTTCCTGCACGATTATGAAGGCACCGTGGTCGCCATTACCCATGACCGTTACTTCCTCGATAACGTAGCCGGTTGGATTCTGGAGTTGGACCGTGGCGAAGGTATCCCATGGGAAGGCAACTACTCTTCATGGCTGGAGCAGAAAGATGCTCGTCTGGCGTTGGAAGCCTCTTCCGAAGCCGCCCGTCGCAAGTCCATTGAGAAAGAGCTGGAGTGGGTTCGTCAGAATCCAAAAGGCCGTCAGGCGAAAGGCAAAGCACGTCTGGCCCGCTTTGAAGAACTTAACAGCGTTGAGTATCAAAAACGTAACGAAACCAGCGAGTTGTTCATTCCACCGGGTCCACGTTTAGGGGACAAAGTGCTGGAAGTGGAGCACTTGAGTAAATCTTACGGTGACCGCCTGTTGATTGATGATCTGACTTTTGCGCTGCCAAAAGGTGCCATCGTTGGGATCATCGGCCCGAACGGTGCCGGTAAATCAACGCTGTTCCGCATGTTATCCGGCCAAGAACAGCCAGACTCTGGTTCGATTTCGCTGGGCGATACCGTGCTGTTGGCCTCGGTTGATCAGTTCCGTGACAACATGGATGACAGCAAAACCGTGTGGGAAGAAGTTTCCGGCGGCCAAGACATCATGAAGATCGGCAACTTTGAAATCCCAAGCCGCGCCTACGTGGGCCGCTTTAACTTCAAAGGCATTGATCAAGGTAAGCGTGTCGGTGAGTTGTCTGGTGGGGAGCGTGGCCGTATTCATTTGGCTAAGCTGCTACAGGTTGGCGGTAACATGTTGCTGCTCGATGAACCTACCAACGATCTGGATATCG
The window above is part of the Yersinia massiliensis genome. Proteins encoded here:
- a CDS encoding diguanylate cyclase domain-containing protein; the protein is MSSIKNKSAGQAKHHNAPTNLPTLGRVLGRIHLIVALVSVVTAGICLTLAALLALRVYVDHNLHLVARSISYTTEAAVVFGDSMAANEALALIAANEEVDNVKILDVNGRELASWTKPDTSPMHYLEQQVARCTLPDPVVLPIIHDGNEIGTVVIAGHGSNLLRFLLQGMAGLLLCLVLTTAVALVLSRRMLSGVIGSLNQITKVAHNVSRHRSFGQRVPSAKTAELNALSDDFNELLGELEVWQAHLTQENDSLAHRAAHDSLTGLANRAFFEGRLSRTLGDCEPGEHAAVLFLDGDRFKEINDNYGHAAGDVVLTTIADRIRALLRESDLVARLGGDEFAVLLAPIHNIKDVSIIASDIHESMSQPIMLADGCEITMSLSIGIAIYPDHAQTPEALLQRADEAMYQAKKNFQSGGSMIAQPSDDPLTEI
- a CDS encoding cation-transporting P-type ATPase, whose amino-acid sequence is MQNSSDHKSASPPPEGKAWYQLTTEESLQQLNSREEGLSQKEAEERLKQYGPNALPAKKSKHPLLQFLGHFNDVLIYILLAAALVKGLMGHSVDTIIILCVAVINALIGYVQENKAERSLKSIQNMLSSKAVVIRDGNAQTIDAQNLVPGDIVTLKPGDKIPADLRLLEAHNLQIEEAILTGESTVVEKQIGVIENESVIGDRKNLLFSGTTISAGTAKGVVIASGGNTELGHINQMMSEVEAVRTPLLQQMDRLGKAIFILILVMMAFLFVFAFILRDLPVDELLLALISLAVASVPEGLPAIISIILSLGVQAMARNRAIIRKLPTVETLGAMTVVCSDKTGTLTMNEMTVKAVILADSCYKVTGESYEPVGNIYPEGSDQQAVLAGPLKTFITAANLCNDSQIQKNDQGHWTIVGGPTEGALKVLAAKSGIELGQVTQHGKIPFDSAYKYMATSHQVESESCIFLTGAPDVLFTFCQQELTEHGVVPFRRDYWDAEMTRYSKQGLRMLAAAYRPTEQPLSELDHSDIQQGMIFVGIAGMMDPPRPEAIDAIATCQQAGIRVKMITGDHQETAMAIGAMLGIGNGKDSITGGQLEHMDDKELAEAAVRYDIFARTSPEHKLRLVKALQEKGEIVGMTGDGVNDAPALKQADVGIAMGIKGTEVTKEAADMVLSDDNFATIAHAVEEGRRVYDNLKKTILFVLPTNLAQGLLIIFAILVGAVIPLTPLQILWINMATSTTLSFGLAFEPSERGIMRRNPRDPSKHVLDGHAIWRIAFVGTLIACSAFALEAYMEPRGYSTEFIRTVIMQTLVTAQWIYMFNCRVMDRFPLNKEIFVNKGLWLVSGVLILLQLAIIYLPFMNTAFGTEPLPAYYWGVTLLVSIAIFIIVEIEKWIIARFKGTSNAA
- the ettA gene encoding energy-dependent translational throttle protein EttA, with the translated sequence MAQYVYSMHRVGKIVPPKRHILKNISLSFFPGAKIGVLGLNGSGKSTLLRIMAGIDTDIEGEARPQPGIKIGYLPQEPKLNLEQTVRESVEEAVGDVKRALTRLDEVYALYADPDADFDKLAKEQGELEAIIQAQDGHNLDNQLERAADALRLPPWDAKIANLSGGERRRVAICRLLLEKPDMLLLDEPTNHLDAESVAWLERFLHDYEGTVVAITHDRYFLDNVAGWILELDRGEGIPWEGNYSSWLEQKDARLALEASSEAARRKSIEKELEWVRQNPKGRQAKGKARLARFEELNSVEYQKRNETSELFIPPGPRLGDKVLEVEHLSKSYGDRLLIDDLTFALPKGAIVGIIGPNGAGKSTLFRMLSGQEQPDSGSISLGDTVLLASVDQFRDNMDDSKTVWEEVSGGQDIMKIGNFEIPSRAYVGRFNFKGIDQGKRVGELSGGERGRIHLAKLLQVGGNMLLLDEPTNDLDIETLRALENALLEFPGCAMVISHDRWFLDRIATHIIDYQDEGKVQFFEGNFTEYEEWKKRTLGAEALEPHRIKYKKMVK
- a CDS encoding YfiR family protein, with translation MNTATCAFSGVSNDKRYCPLKPITLGRVWRICVSIFFLLSLLFIAWPLMAANKLGEERIQNRSDNAAKMVLGIISYTRWPVPPTVIRLCVVPQTDYAEMLFNPALMQTAHPIKTVHYPQIDASIAANCDVIYLGRIEAQKRQELAILLTGYPVLTISEDYDECTVGSAFCLLLEDKQASFKVNMDALARGGVRVHPSVLQLARKKADAL
- a CDS encoding OmpA family protein, with the protein product MQRLKNQPLISRIWFSFFALSLLVLAGCQAPRTGLTAEQIAALQAQGFKLTDNGWEFGMANKVLFDSDIKQLNPAGVQTVQNIGKALVAVDITHLRVDGHTDAIGEDNYNQQLSYQRAAAVADSLAAVGIPRANIDVRGRGKLEPVADNRTAKGRAENRRVAMIVTAP